The window CGAAACCACTGGCAGGTTGCACGCCATCGCCTCTTTGACCGTGTTCGGCGACCCTTCGTGTCTCGAAGTCAGTAGAAGGGCGTCAGCAGCGTTCATGAAGATGGGAACGCGTTCGTGAGGGACTCCGGAGATGGTCTGTAGTTCGATTTCGTCATCAGTGGCTTCCAACCGATCCCGAGTCCGCTCGGTAACGCGTTTCGCCAGCGGGTAGTTTTTCCGCTCGTAGTCCGGTGAATACGGGAAGAGGACGTGTTTCCGGTCCGGGTCCCAACCGACCCGTTCACAGGCCTCGCGACGATCCATCGGTTCGAACCGCTCGAGGTCGATCCCGCTGGGGAGGATGTGGGCGTCTCGTCCGAGCAGGTCTCGCATTTCCTCGCTTCGGACAGTTATTGCGTCGCAACGCCAGGCACAGGCTTTCGTGACCGCGCCGTCGAACCCGACGACATCCGATCCCCACAGCGTGAGAACGACGGGAAGACGAAACTGGGTGATCGCGTAGGGAGCGGTGAGTCCGTAGTTCGCGTGGATCAGATCGTAGTCGCCGGACCGGAGCTCCTGGCGAACTTTTGGAAGGAACTGGAGATACTCCGCGACGCCTCGGCCGCTTCCCATATCGCCGTCGATCTGATCGGCACCAGGGACGACGAGGACGGTCGTATCGACGCCTTTCCGCTCGAGAGTGTCGATCTGCTGGGTGAAAAAGATCTCTTCGGATGTGACGAGATGTAACACCTGGATGTTGGAAGTGGCAGTCATCGATCGGGGGTGAGAGTGAAGCGCAATTGGGTCCCAGTCACGCTTTCGCTGGATCACTTACGAGGGAATCGTTCGATTGGACCAACCCGTACAGATACCCGAACCCGACCGCAGCCGTAAAGACGAAAATCGCGACGAGCTGTTTCGCCTTCGCGGACGACGGCTCCTGG of the Halobiforma lacisalsi AJ5 genome contains:
- a CDS encoding glycosyltransferase codes for the protein MTATSNIQVLHLVTSEEIFFTQQIDTLERKGVDTTVLVVPGADQIDGDMGSGRGVAEYLQFLPKVRQELRSGDYDLIHANYGLTAPYAITQFRLPVVLTLWGSDVVGFDGAVTKACAWRCDAITVRSEEMRDLLGRDAHILPSGIDLERFEPMDRREACERVGWDPDRKHVLFPYSPDYERKNYPLAKRVTERTRDRLEATDDEIELQTISGVPHERVPIFMNAADALLLTSRHEGSPNTVKEAMACNLPVVSTDVGDVRTRLRDVSPSGVGTTEDELVDELVAVLESESRSNGRDAVREVSWDRIGDRILDIYESVLSADESEVAG